A part of Ziziphus jujuba cultivar Dongzao chromosome 8, ASM3175591v1 genomic DNA contains:
- the LOC125421550 gene encoding uncharacterized protein LOC125421550, whose translation MKLFPWKAVVHFGKLGKLSLCYIRPYEIVEKIGLVAYRLDLPKELSQVHDVFHISTLCKYILDPSHVLETPEFELRDELSYEEQPVQIMNREEKRLRNKTIPLVKILW comes from the coding sequence ATGAAACTCTTTCCTTGGAAGGCCGTAGTACACTTTGGAAAGTTAGGGAAGCTAAGTCTTTGTTATATTAGACCGTATGAGATAGTTGAGAAGATAGGTCTAGTGGCTTATAGGTTAGACTTGCCGAAGGAGCTTTCTCAAGTCCATGATGTGTTCCACATCTCCACGCTCTGCAAGTATATCTTAGACCCATCGCATGTGTTGGAGACACCAGAGTTTGAGTTGAGGGATGAACTATCCTATGAGGAGCAGCCAGTGCAAATTATGAATAGGGAAGAGAAAAGGCTTCGCAACAAGACCATACCCTTAGTGAAGATTCTTTGGTGA